A single Prochlorococcus marinus XMU1410 DNA region contains:
- a CDS encoding phosphatidate cytidylyltransferase has protein sequence MRLKSGLIIGIFGLIVVLLGGWFFALATALLTYLALLEFFRMAEFKGIKPATKTTLFSSFIIIVSTYLETIGVLEGEISNSILPICSVGICTWLLLQPKPGTISDIAASIFGLFYLGFLPSYWIKLRGLDSVVIGSNQGFISLENLSNTTGLHLTLTSCFLIVASDIGSYFIGKSFGKTSLSPISPGKTIEGLIGGISCSILLAIFFAFLMNWENPVILGIIYGISISLMALVGDLIESMMKRDAKIKDSGTFLPGHGGILDRIDSYIFTPSVLYYIFIVLKYLN, from the coding sequence ATGAGATTAAAAAGCGGATTAATTATAGGAATTTTTGGTTTAATTGTTGTTTTGTTGGGGGGATGGTTTTTTGCATTGGCAACTGCGTTGCTCACATATTTAGCATTATTAGAATTTTTTAGAATGGCAGAATTTAAAGGAATAAAACCAGCTACAAAAACCACATTATTTTCATCCTTTATTATTATAGTTTCTACTTATCTTGAAACCATTGGTGTGCTTGAAGGAGAAATTTCAAATTCAATTTTGCCAATCTGTTCAGTTGGGATATGTACTTGGTTACTTTTGCAACCAAAACCTGGGACAATTTCAGATATTGCAGCATCTATTTTTGGATTATTCTATTTAGGTTTTTTACCCAGTTACTGGATTAAGTTAAGGGGATTAGATTCAGTGGTAATAGGTTCAAATCAGGGTTTTATTTCGCTTGAGAACTTATCGAATACTACAGGTCTTCATTTAACTTTAACTTCTTGTTTTTTAATTGTAGCTAGTGATATTGGTTCTTATTTCATTGGGAAGTCATTTGGTAAAACATCTCTATCTCCAATATCTCCGGGCAAAACTATAGAAGGTTTAATTGGAGGAATATCCTGTTCAATTTTACTAGCAATATTTTTCGCATTTTTAATGAATTGGGAGAATCCAGTAATTCTTGGAATAATTTATGGAATTTCAATTTCTCTTATGGCATTAGTTGGAGATTTAATTGAATCTATGATGAAGAGAGACGCAAAAATAAAAGATTCCGGAACTTTTTTACCGGGACATGGGGGGATTCTTGACAGAATTGATAGTTACATCTTTACTCCATCTGTTTTGTATTATATTTTTATAGTTCTTAAGTATCTAAATTAA
- a CDS encoding alpha/beta fold hydrolase, whose product MTKNNFEQLSDLNAEFFESAKLSLLDPLGLYLANDVKWIKLNQNWNSLKFPVVMGGKGQPILLLHGFDSSFLEFRRIYKSLKTNFQVIVPDLLGFGFSPRCATNEYNSKKIISHLIDLLKTLKITKNLKIIGASMGGSTALKLAYEIPDSIDKIILLSPAGLFGEPKSIPFPLNQIGASFLGLPQVRKSLCRQAFAFPDECVGKMEEQIASIHLGCKGWRNSLASFAKSGGFAGTQKYIQNIPIKTLCGENDRILGKKEIKKIGNIEKLNFVGLQNCGHLPHIDLPSLSSKIIQDYFLE is encoded by the coding sequence TTGACTAAAAACAATTTTGAACAATTAAGTGATTTAAATGCAGAATTTTTCGAAAGTGCCAAATTGTCACTATTAGATCCTTTAGGTCTTTATTTGGCAAATGATGTTAAATGGATAAAACTCAACCAAAATTGGAACTCCTTAAAATTCCCAGTAGTAATGGGAGGAAAGGGTCAACCTATACTTCTTCTACATGGCTTTGATAGTAGTTTTTTAGAATTCAGAAGAATATATAAATCACTAAAAACAAATTTTCAAGTTATCGTTCCTGATCTTCTAGGTTTTGGTTTTAGTCCCAGGTGCGCAACAAATGAATACAATTCCAAGAAAATAATTTCGCATTTAATTGATCTCCTTAAGACATTAAAAATAACAAAGAATCTAAAAATTATAGGTGCGTCTATGGGAGGCTCAACAGCTTTAAAACTTGCTTATGAAATTCCTGATTCTATTGATAAAATTATCCTTTTGTCCCCTGCCGGATTGTTTGGAGAACCAAAGAGTATCCCTTTTCCTCTTAACCAAATTGGCGCCTCATTTCTTGGATTGCCTCAGGTCAGAAAAAGTCTTTGTAGGCAAGCATTTGCTTTCCCAGATGAATGCGTTGGTAAGATGGAAGAGCAAATTGCTTCAATTCATTTAGGTTGTAAAGGATGGAGGAATTCACTTGCATCATTTGCAAAAAGTGGTGGGTTTGCAGGAACTCAAAAATATATTCAAAATATACCTATTAAAACATTATGTGGTGAAAATGATCGCATTCTTGGAAAAAAAGAGATTAAAAAAATAGGAAATATTGAAAAATTAAATTTTGTAGGGTTGCAAAATTGTGGTCATCTTCCGCATATAGATCTTCCATCATTATCTAGTAAAATCATCCAAGATTATTTTTTGGAATAA
- a CDS encoding iron-containing alcohol dehydrogenase encodes MQSISPETIYRGNSAWEKSLPQITKLTKSPLILGRGIQTNNLRNNIFNDLKNQKLNVNSTNLQFDCCYEDITRVKNIISNNNNDCVIAAGGGKVLDSGKYIAESLNIPCITVPLSASTCAGWTALSNIYTKDGQFIKDVALGSCPKILVFDHKFIQTAPSRTLASGIADALAKWYESSITSSKTDDGLVQQAIQISRVLRDQLLIQGGKAFKGQFENNLSWQNTVEACGLTAGLVGGIGGEKCRTAAAHAIHNAITQIITPNKFLHGEIVGVGLLLQLRLEEMKNNNKLADQSIKQLFVLMKELNLPTTIGQLGINVFENNNLEKIADFTCRDKSEIHFLPFEINKRDIIEVISNFEQQKIKS; translated from the coding sequence ATGCAGTCTATCTCTCCAGAAACTATATATAGGGGAAATTCTGCATGGGAAAAATCTTTACCTCAAATTACTAAATTAACTAAAAGTCCATTAATTCTAGGTAGGGGGATTCAAACGAATAATTTAAGAAATAATATTTTTAATGATTTAAAAAATCAAAAACTTAATGTAAATTCCACTAATTTGCAATTTGATTGTTGTTACGAAGATATTACAAGGGTTAAGAACATTATTTCAAATAATAATAATGATTGCGTTATCGCAGCTGGAGGTGGCAAAGTTCTAGACTCCGGAAAATATATAGCCGAGTCTCTTAATATCCCTTGTATTACAGTTCCCCTTAGCGCATCTACATGTGCTGGTTGGACAGCCTTATCGAATATTTATACAAAGGATGGTCAATTTATAAAAGATGTTGCATTAGGATCTTGTCCGAAAATACTTGTTTTTGATCATAAATTTATTCAAACAGCTCCATCAAGAACACTTGCAAGTGGCATAGCAGATGCCTTGGCAAAATGGTACGAATCCTCAATAACAAGTTCAAAAACAGATGACGGTCTGGTTCAACAAGCAATTCAGATATCAAGAGTTTTAAGAGATCAACTATTAATACAGGGAGGAAAAGCATTTAAGGGTCAATTTGAAAATAATCTATCTTGGCAAAATACTGTAGAAGCATGTGGACTTACAGCAGGATTAGTTGGCGGTATTGGTGGAGAAAAATGCAGGACTGCAGCAGCACATGCTATTCATAATGCAATTACTCAGATAATCACCCCTAATAAATTCTTACATGGTGAGATTGTTGGGGTTGGATTATTATTGCAATTAAGACTAGAAGAAATGAAAAATAATAATAAATTAGCTGATCAATCAATTAAACAATTATTTGTACTTATGAAAGAATTGAATTTGCCAACTACTATCGGACAACTTGGAATTAATGTTTTTGAAAATAATAATTTAGAGAAAATTGCTGATTTTACTTGTCGAGATAAATCTGAGATTCACTTTTTGCCTTTTGAAATTAATAAACGAGACATAATAGAGGTTATTTCAAATTTTGAACAACAAAAAATTAAATCATAA
- a CDS encoding ATP-dependent Clp protease ATP-binding subunit, with translation MFERFTEKAIKVIMLAQEEARRLGHNFVGTEQILLGLIGEGTGVAAKVLKSLGVNLKDSRIEVEKIIGRGSGFVAVEIPFTPRAKRVLELSLEEARQLGHNYIGTEHLLLGLIREGEGVAARVLENLNIDLTKVRTQVIRMLGETAEVGTGTSTTKGNLKTATLDEFGTNLTKLASESKLDPVVGRHSEIDRVVQILGRRTKNNPVLIGEPGVGKTAIAEGLAQRIQTGDIPDILEDKRVLTLDIGLLVAGTKYRGEFEERLKKIMEEIKSAGNVILVIDEVHTLIGAGAAEGAIDAANILKPALARGELQCIGATTLDEYRKHIERDAALERRFQPVMVGEPSIEDTIEILKGLRERYEQHHRLKITDDALEAAAHLGDRYISDRFLPDKAIDLIDEAGSRVRLINSKLPPEAKQIDRELRQVQKQKEESVRDQNFDQAGQLREKEMELSAKIKEVLDNKKESTAGDQSDADNFEKSDSKLLQSPLVSEEDVAHIVASWTGVPVQKLTETESVKLLNMEETLHQRLIGQDEAVKAVSKAIRRARVGLKSPNRPIASFIFSGPTGVGKTELTKSLASYFFGSEEAMIRLDMSEFMERHTVSKLIGSPPGYVGFNEGGQLTEAVRRRPYTVVLFDEVEKAHPDVFNLLLQLLEDGRLTDSKGRTVDFKNTLLIMTSNIGSKVIEKGGGGLGFEFSGDSVEDSQYNRIKSLVNEELKQYFRPEFLNRLDEIIVFRQLTKNEVKEIAEIMLQEVFVRLQDKGIKLNVTDAFKERLVEEGYNPSYGARPLRRAVMRLLEDSLAEEVLSGRIKDGDNALVDIDDNKKVTINISSEESSQELAGANF, from the coding sequence ATGTTTGAAAGATTTACAGAAAAGGCTATAAAAGTCATCATGCTTGCTCAAGAGGAAGCTCGAAGACTAGGCCATAATTTTGTTGGAACTGAACAAATTCTTTTGGGATTAATTGGAGAAGGAACTGGGGTCGCAGCGAAAGTACTTAAATCTCTTGGAGTCAATTTAAAAGATTCAAGGATAGAGGTGGAAAAAATAATTGGTAGAGGTTCAGGGTTTGTAGCTGTAGAAATACCTTTTACTCCCAGAGCTAAAAGAGTTTTAGAACTATCTTTAGAAGAGGCTCGTCAACTTGGACACAATTACATTGGTACAGAACATTTATTGTTAGGTTTAATAAGAGAAGGTGAAGGTGTGGCTGCAAGAGTTCTTGAAAATCTTAATATTGATCTTACAAAAGTTAGAACTCAAGTCATAAGGATGCTTGGTGAAACCGCCGAAGTTGGCACAGGGACCAGTACAACTAAGGGCAACTTAAAAACTGCTACTCTTGACGAATTCGGAACAAATTTAACAAAATTAGCAAGTGAATCAAAACTAGATCCAGTCGTTGGTCGCCATTCAGAAATAGATCGTGTAGTTCAAATACTGGGTAGGAGGACAAAAAATAATCCTGTTCTTATTGGGGAGCCAGGTGTAGGTAAAACAGCTATTGCGGAAGGTTTAGCCCAAAGAATACAAACTGGGGATATTCCAGATATACTTGAAGATAAAAGAGTTTTGACTCTCGATATAGGCCTTTTGGTAGCAGGAACAAAATACAGAGGTGAATTTGAAGAAAGGTTAAAAAAAATAATGGAAGAAATTAAATCAGCAGGTAACGTCATTCTTGTCATAGATGAAGTGCATACTTTAATTGGTGCTGGAGCTGCTGAAGGAGCTATAGATGCAGCAAATATACTCAAGCCAGCATTAGCTAGAGGGGAACTTCAATGTATCGGAGCAACAACTCTGGACGAATATAGAAAACATATTGAAAGAGATGCTGCTCTAGAAAGAAGATTCCAGCCTGTAATGGTAGGGGAGCCATCTATAGAAGATACAATCGAAATTTTAAAAGGTCTTAGAGAGCGTTACGAACAACATCATCGTCTTAAAATTACTGATGATGCGCTAGAGGCCGCCGCTCATTTAGGGGATCGTTACATATCTGACAGATTTTTACCTGATAAGGCTATCGACCTCATCGACGAGGCTGGAAGTAGAGTACGTTTAATAAACTCTAAACTTCCTCCTGAAGCAAAACAGATAGATAGAGAACTAAGACAAGTCCAAAAACAGAAGGAAGAATCTGTAAGAGACCAAAATTTCGATCAAGCTGGCCAATTACGCGAAAAAGAGATGGAATTGTCTGCAAAAATTAAAGAGGTTTTGGACAATAAAAAAGAATCTACAGCTGGAGATCAATCTGATGCTGATAATTTTGAAAAAAGTGATTCAAAACTTTTACAAAGTCCCCTTGTTAGTGAAGAGGATGTAGCTCATATTGTGGCTTCATGGACAGGTGTTCCTGTTCAAAAATTAACAGAAACTGAATCAGTCAAGCTTCTTAATATGGAGGAAACACTTCACCAAAGGCTAATAGGACAAGATGAAGCTGTAAAGGCTGTCTCAAAAGCCATAAGAAGAGCAAGAGTTGGATTAAAAAGTCCTAATAGACCCATAGCAAGTTTTATATTTTCTGGACCTACCGGTGTTGGTAAAACTGAATTGACTAAATCATTGGCTTCATATTTCTTCGGTAGTGAAGAAGCAATGATCAGATTAGATATGTCGGAATTTATGGAAAGACATACAGTTAGTAAACTTATAGGCTCTCCTCCTGGTTATGTTGGTTTTAATGAAGGCGGTCAGCTTACTGAAGCTGTTAGAAGACGTCCTTATACCGTCGTTTTATTTGATGAAGTTGAAAAAGCGCATCCAGATGTTTTCAACTTATTATTGCAACTACTTGAAGACGGAAGATTAACTGACTCCAAAGGTAGAACTGTAGATTTTAAAAATACATTATTAATAATGACCTCTAATATCGGTTCAAAAGTAATCGAGAAAGGTGGTGGCGGACTAGGTTTCGAATTCTCAGGTGATTCAGTTGAAGATAGCCAATATAACAGAATTAAATCACTAGTTAATGAAGAACTTAAGCAATACTTTAGGCCTGAATTTTTAAATAGGCTTGATGAAATAATTGTATTTAGACAATTAACTAAAAATGAAGTTAAAGAAATTGCTGAAATAATGTTGCAAGAAGTTTTTGTCCGACTACAGGATAAAGGTATTAAATTAAATGTCACCGATGCTTTCAAAGAAAGACTTGTTGAAGAAGGTTACAACCCTTCATACGGAGCGAGACCCTTGAGAAGGGCAGTTATGCGTTTACTAGAAGATAGTTTGGCTGAGGAAGTTCTTTCTGGGAGAATAAAAGATGGAGATAATGCTTTAGTTGATATAGATGATAATAAAAAAGTTACAATAAATATTTCTTCTGAAGAATCTTCTCAAGAGTTAGCAGGTGCTAACTTCTAA
- the rimI gene encoding ribosomal protein S18-alanine N-acetyltransferase, translating to MISIKQINKKDIDLCYELDSNTISLWSKEQWANEFKKDGTKIFGLLIKNLVIGICVFQVVLDEAQINYFVVNKKFRKKGFGSYLMSYLIKKSEKLNLNKLLLEVSQSNVTAERFYSRFDFSTVGIRKNYYKDGSNALLKEKKLTTK from the coding sequence ATGATATCTATTAAACAAATAAATAAGAAAGATATTGATTTATGTTATGAATTAGATTCAAATACGATTTCGCTATGGAGTAAAGAACAATGGGCTAACGAATTCAAAAAAGATGGTACAAAAATCTTTGGATTATTAATTAAAAATTTAGTCATTGGTATATGCGTTTTTCAAGTTGTTCTTGATGAAGCTCAAATAAATTATTTTGTTGTAAATAAGAAATTTAGAAAAAAGGGATTTGGATCTTATCTTATGAGCTATTTAATAAAAAAAAGTGAAAAATTAAATTTAAATAAATTACTATTAGAGGTTTCTCAGAGCAATGTTACTGCTGAAAGATTTTATAGTCGCTTTGATTTTTCTACTGTGGGAATAAGAAAAAATTATTATAAAGATGGTTCAAATGCTCTTTTAAAAGAAAAAAAATTAACAACAAAATAA
- the lysA gene encoding diaminopimelate decarboxylase translates to MEEKQSFLKQKIDLESPNRNIIPISTSIEGNGKLSVGGCSIEELVKKYDSPLYILDEITLRNSCKAYKKALEKYYPGKSLPIYASKANSSIFMSSLVSSEGLGLDAVSEGELLTAIKGGVPNEKIVFHGNNKSDKELEFAVRNNIKVIVDNDYDLERLDEISNSLNHDLEIMIRFTPGIECHTHEYIRTGSFDSKFGFGIEYLNILFNRISNTKYLKLKGLHAHIGSQIFELDPHKDLGEIMVKVILDAKKFGHNIEELNVGGGLGIRYTESDDPPSIDEWVKTISSSVVKACKKYNLDFPTLMCEPGRSIVSTAGITIYKIGAFKEIPGIRTYLSVDGGMSDNPRPITYQSNYSACLVSNPLNINSKNKYTIAGKHCESGDVLFKEIELAECKTGDLICVFGTGAYNNSMSSNYNRIPRPAALLVKDGEAEIIQKRETPLDLLKYDVLPDRFIKQN, encoded by the coding sequence ATGGAAGAAAAACAATCTTTTTTAAAACAAAAAATTGACTTGGAAAGTCCTAACAGAAATATTATTCCTATTTCCACATCCATTGAAGGAAATGGGAAATTGTCAGTTGGTGGATGTTCTATTGAAGAACTAGTTAAAAAATATGATTCTCCTCTTTATATCTTAGATGAAATCACTTTAAGAAATTCATGTAAAGCGTACAAAAAAGCATTAGAAAAATATTACCCAGGAAAATCCCTGCCCATATATGCTTCTAAGGCAAATAGTTCCATTTTTATGAGTAGTCTTGTTTCCTCTGAAGGTTTAGGACTTGATGCTGTTTCAGAAGGAGAACTATTAACTGCTATTAAAGGTGGAGTTCCAAATGAAAAAATTGTTTTTCATGGTAATAACAAATCTGACAAAGAATTAGAATTCGCAGTTAGAAATAACATTAAGGTTATTGTAGATAATGATTACGACTTAGAAAGATTAGATGAGATCTCAAATTCATTAAATCATGATTTAGAAATAATGATTCGCTTTACTCCTGGGATAGAATGTCATACACATGAATATATTAGAACTGGATCATTTGATAGCAAATTTGGTTTCGGAATAGAATATTTAAATATATTATTTAACAGAATCAGCAATACAAAATACCTAAAATTAAAAGGTTTACATGCTCATATTGGTTCACAGATTTTTGAACTAGACCCTCATAAGGATCTGGGAGAAATAATGGTAAAGGTTATCTTAGACGCCAAAAAATTTGGTCACAATATTGAGGAACTAAATGTTGGCGGTGGTTTAGGTATCAGGTATACAGAAAGTGATGATCCCCCTTCAATTGATGAATGGGTAAAAACAATTTCTTCTTCAGTTGTTAAAGCTTGTAAAAAATACAACTTAGATTTTCCCACATTAATGTGCGAACCTGGTAGATCTATTGTATCTACAGCAGGTATAACTATTTACAAAATTGGAGCTTTTAAAGAAATTCCCGGTATCAGAACATATTTATCTGTTGATGGTGGTATGAGTGATAATCCAAGACCAATTACATATCAATCAAATTATTCTGCATGTTTAGTAAGTAATCCACTTAATATTAATTCCAAAAATAAATACACTATTGCTGGCAAGCACTGCGAATCGGGAGATGTTTTGTTTAAAGAAATTGAACTAGCAGAATGTAAAACAGGAGATCTTATATGTGTTTTTGGTACTGGTGCATATAATAACTCAATGAGTTCTAACTACAACAGAATTCCAAGACCTGCCGCTCTCTTAGTTAAAGATGGAGAGGCAGAAATTATTCAAAAAAGAGAAACCCCATTGGATCTTTTAAAATATGACGTATTACCTGATCGCTTTATCAAACAAAATTAG
- the cdaA gene encoding diadenylate cyclase CdaA, with the protein MNFWGIINLKLLLDVLFALGFGLLLFSRVKEQRTLWLLRGYLFLVSSAWFIQRYAYLPLTSKLIDAVVLACSLSLAILWQGELRRLMELLGTGRLAVLLGNPPKEFRATSTTITQLVDTAGKLSQNRRGALIVVDLGSDLRPEDFLYSGTNIEAQLSTDLLINLFATDTPLHDGAVLVKGNKIISAGVILPLSRQGISRYGTRHLAALGITERFDRCICIVVSEETGTLSLANQGKLERPITSSRLQELLAKLIGNQNSMGANKASLSKNVSSQKTDSNDNIISDINKKESEKSEIFINKKD; encoded by the coding sequence GTGAATTTCTGGGGGATTATAAATTTAAAGCTTTTATTAGATGTCTTATTTGCTCTTGGTTTCGGACTATTATTATTCTCTAGAGTAAAAGAACAAAGGACATTATGGCTTCTAAGGGGATATTTGTTTTTAGTATCATCCGCATGGTTTATTCAGAGATATGCATACTTACCACTAACATCAAAATTAATTGATGCTGTGGTCCTCGCTTGCTCCCTCTCATTAGCGATCCTTTGGCAAGGAGAGTTAAGAAGATTAATGGAATTACTAGGCACTGGTAGGCTAGCTGTATTACTTGGGAATCCACCAAAGGAATTTAGAGCAACTTCAACTACTATTACTCAGTTAGTTGATACTGCTGGTAAACTCTCTCAAAATAGAAGAGGTGCTTTAATTGTTGTAGATTTGGGAAGTGATTTAAGACCTGAAGATTTTTTATATTCAGGCACCAATATTGAGGCACAATTATCAACTGACCTTTTAATAAATCTTTTTGCTACAGATACGCCTTTACATGATGGAGCAGTTCTTGTGAAAGGAAATAAAATAATTTCTGCTGGCGTAATACTTCCTCTTTCAAGACAAGGAATAAGTAGATATGGCACAAGACATTTAGCAGCATTAGGAATTACAGAAAGATTTGACAGATGTATTTGTATTGTTGTTTCTGAAGAAACAGGTACGTTATCATTAGCAAACCAAGGTAAACTCGAAAGGCCAATTACCAGCAGCAGGTTACAAGAACTTCTTGCAAAATTGATTGGAAATCAAAACTCTATGGGAGCGAATAAAGCATCTTTAAGTAAAAATGTTTCATCCCAAAAGACGGACTCGAATGATAATATCATCAGTGATATTAATAAAAAAGAGTCAGAAAAATCAGAAATTTTTATTAACAAAAAGGATTAA
- a CDS encoding isoprenyl transferase produces the protein MSLEKVIDDKITDLLMKIDKQKLPKHVAIIMDGNGRWATRKGLPRSFGHKQGVSVLKKILKAAKNLGCKVITVYAFSTENWARPTKEVDFLINLFSEVLKNEIKELHEESTKIKFIGDLTPFPKNLKEIISSSESLTKNNNKFLFNVCVNYGGRQEIVKVAKKLALKSSSGEINPSEINEELFNSELLTKGIKDPELLIRTSGEKRISNFLLWQLAYSEIYISDVLWPEFNEHEFLKAIIDYQSRNRRFGGIESLPNESFEDSQYIS, from the coding sequence ATGAGTTTAGAAAAAGTAATAGACGATAAAATTACTGACTTATTAATGAAAATAGATAAGCAAAAATTGCCCAAGCATGTAGCAATAATAATGGACGGCAATGGGAGATGGGCGACTAGGAAAGGTTTGCCCCGATCATTTGGACATAAACAGGGCGTAAGTGTATTAAAAAAAATTCTCAAAGCTGCAAAAAATTTAGGTTGTAAAGTAATTACTGTTTATGCTTTTTCAACTGAGAATTGGGCAAGACCAACAAAAGAAGTTGATTTTCTTATAAATCTTTTTAGCGAAGTTTTAAAAAATGAAATTAAAGAGTTACATGAAGAATCAACAAAAATAAAATTTATTGGAGATTTAACTCCTTTCCCAAAAAATTTAAAAGAAATAATATCTAGTTCAGAATCACTTACTAAAAACAACAATAAATTTTTATTCAATGTTTGTGTTAATTACGGAGGCAGACAAGAAATAGTAAAAGTTGCAAAAAAACTAGCATTAAAATCTTCTTCTGGGGAAATAAACCCCAGTGAAATTAATGAAGAATTATTTAATTCAGAGTTATTAACTAAAGGGATTAAGGATCCAGAATTACTTATAAGAACTAGTGGTGAAAAAAGGATAAGTAATTTTTTATTATGGCAATTAGCATATTCAGAAATTTATATATCTGACGTACTTTGGCCAGAGTTCAATGAGCATGAATTTCTTAAAGCAATAATTGATTACCAATCAAGAAATAGACGTTTCGGCGGTATAGAATCATTACCAAATGAATCTTTTGAAGATTCTCAATATATTTCCTAA
- the bioB gene encoding biotin synthase BioB yields MANSNNQLLKEIRFDWNKEEILEILNMPLIDLMWESQTVHRKFNKYDIQLASLFSVKTGGCEENCSYCSQSIYSTSEIKSHPQFQVEEVLARAQVAKNEGADRFCMGWAWREIRDGKSFNAMLEMVSGVRDLGMEACVTAGMLTEEQASRLADAGLTAYNHNLDTSPEHYKNIITTRTYQDRLDTIKRVRNAGINVCCGGIIGLGETNGDRASLLEVLSNMNPHPESVPINSLVAIEGTGLEDNKEIDSIEMIRMIATARILMPKSKIRLSAGREKLSKEAQILCFQCGANSIFYGDELLTTSNPSFQSDRKLLKEVGVSFNKDFETCEKTLSSL; encoded by the coding sequence ATGGCTAATTCGAATAATCAGTTATTAAAAGAAATTAGGTTCGATTGGAATAAAGAGGAAATTTTGGAAATACTTAATATGCCTCTTATTGATTTAATGTGGGAATCTCAAACCGTTCATAGGAAATTTAACAAATACGATATTCAATTAGCATCATTGTTCAGCGTAAAAACTGGGGGATGTGAGGAAAATTGTTCGTACTGTAGCCAATCAATTTATAGTACTAGCGAAATCAAAAGTCATCCACAGTTTCAAGTTGAAGAGGTTTTAGCAAGAGCTCAAGTAGCAAAAAATGAGGGTGCAGATAGGTTCTGTATGGGTTGGGCGTGGAGAGAAATTAGAGATGGGAAATCTTTTAATGCAATGTTGGAGATGGTTAGCGGTGTAAGAGATTTAGGGATGGAAGCATGCGTTACTGCTGGTATGCTTACTGAAGAACAAGCTTCCAGACTGGCTGATGCAGGTTTAACCGCGTATAACCACAATCTTGATACTAGTCCCGAGCATTATAAAAATATTATTACGACTAGGACTTATCAAGACAGACTAGATACTATCAAAAGAGTAAGGAATGCAGGAATAAATGTTTGTTGTGGAGGAATAATAGGTTTAGGTGAAACTAATGGCGATAGAGCATCTCTTTTGGAAGTGCTTTCAAACATGAATCCTCACCCTGAAAGTGTTCCTATAAATTCATTAGTAGCTATTGAAGGCACTGGTTTAGAAGATAATAAAGAAATTGATTCTATTGAAATGATAAGGATGATTGCTACAGCAAGAATTCTTATGCCTAAAAGTAAAATAAGATTAAGTGCAGGGAGAGAAAAGCTTTCAAAAGAAGCCCAAATATTATGTTTTCAATGTGGGGCAAATTCAATTTTTTATGGAGATGAGTTACTCACAACTTCAAATCCATCTTTTCAATCAGACAGAAAACTTCTTAAAGAGGTTGGAGTATCATTTAACAAAGATTTTGAAACTTGTGAAAAAACATTATCTTCTTTATGA